The genomic stretch CGAAGCCCTCTATCACGAGTCGTTGGACAAGTTGAACCTCTCCTGCCGCACAGGTTTAAGCTTCAACTTCAAAGAACAAACCGAACAGGAAGCGCAATTGGTGGTTGATCTCGGCGGAAGTGTCACACATATCCCGTCCCCACAGCCATCCCCCACATATAAGCCGGCAGGTTTACCATCCAGGGCTGCCCTAACTTACACACCTGCCAACGCCAAAACATATCCTTCTGCGGAGTGGGAACTCACCAACGACAAACCCCAAGCGGAAGGAGATGGATTCATGCTGTGGAAGGAATACGCGCCAGTGATTCTGACGCGCCGTTCTTCCTCACTCCAGTCAGAGAGAGAGCAGGTCCTCGATGCAGTATCTAGTCTCGGCTTGAAGGGTCCTGTCAAAGGCCTTGGGAAGCTGTCAAGGCCGGTTCTGAACAAGTACTACCGCACAGAGCAAGCACTGGCAGAGTTCCTGATTAAGCAAGATCGCGTCCTACTCCGTCCGCTGCCTTCGCCAGAGACTGGGCAAAGAGAGCTGGAACGCCTAGAAACCGAGCTATTCGACACATCAAAATACATGGGTAGCACAAATTACATGACCGTACTCACCTGGTCTGACGACAACCCATGGGGAACCATCACACTATTTCAAGTCGAGACCCCACTCATGGGCTCTGTCAGCCAAGGGGGGTATCTGGAATCTCAACGCCGAAAACCGCCAAACCTCCATGTTCATGTTCGGGAACCGTTTGCAACAAAGATAAAACCAGTGGCAGCGATGGAACACATACCCCAGCAGATCCTCGTAAACATGCGCATGGATACTGCGATACGGAAGTTGGTTTTGGTTCACGAGCAAAACAGCCAGCGATTTCGCTGGATGGCCAAGGGCGAAATGGGCCACCCCTCCTATGCAACCATATACCGGCCTGACATGCCGGTGCCTATTGCCGTACAAAGGAGTCTGTACGAGCACTTGGATGCTGATGAAGCAGCTATTCTTGGCCACCACTCACACCGCCGACCGTCCTGCCTCAGTCCACAAGCTGGCTACCAAGATAGGCAAGAGGTCACAGCGGATGGCATCGTAGCCACAATCCCACAGTTTCTCGCTCTTTTACACTCGACTCAGTCAATTGTAGAAGTTGCTTCCTCTCCCAAGCCACCCgacgaggagagggtggagacGACATCAGGTGAACGCTTCCGGCGGTGCTCCATGAAGCAGCCGCTCCAAGGGAAACGGCATACTGGGAGGGATGTTCACGTCGTGGTGCTGTTGCCAGCTTCTCGTTCCgcgtgggtggaggagaaacTTTTTTGGACAGACGAGCAAGGACACCTTGCCGAGTTCAAGCAGAAACGATACAAGTCGGTAATAGATAGAGAACGGGacaggagaaggggaagatgtTTTGGCGAGTTCTCGGGGAGAAGGGGCAGAAGCCGGGGCGTTGGGGAGATCCGGAGTCCACCGTTGAGTGCTACCCTATGCGCAAGGGACTCGGTATGGTATGAGTGATGCACAGTCAAAGGTCATGGACTTCTTGTTGGCAGATGGGCAGACAGGTTGGATACACAGGGGCCGCCAGCACGGTATCTTAATCATTGATGATGTTTCCTAGAATGCAATGACACCTTTCCAGTTGTCAAGTTGCCCGGAGTCTTTAGGTACCCGGTCGAATGTGCAGTGGTATACGTACCTATCTAGGCTTTTCGCTACTGCGATTGCCTTTATATCCTTAATGCTACATTAGGCACCTACCTAGCTAGATAGGTATTTTGTTAATTGCCGTCTGTAGGTAGCTTCCAAGCCAATGGAAACCTTGCTTGGTAGTTCCCTGATGTCGAAATCAGGACCTCTAATGTAGCCTTGACGTTGCACATAACGGGTGGACACTGGGCAATGGTAACGTTACTGAGATGGTTCAGCCATGGTAGAACAGCCGCAGTTCCTTACAATAAACGTTAGTGGTTCTCATTTTCTGACCGTTACTACAAGAAGGGTTCTTGTTTTCAAACTCCGTTCCCTGTTGTGGCTGCATGTCAGGGGGTTGGAAGAGCAAACCTCACCGGCTAGCACGAAGTTTTTGCCGACCTTGATCGAACAACTATAATGCGGCCATGAAGATTTAGGCAAATTTTTTCCGTTGCAATTTTTCCATGAAGAGAGGTCCAGTGCGTATGGTGCCGGCTTATATATGCTCTCTTCGAGTGCAAAAATAATCCTATGGAGAGCTTTAGCACCAGCGACCCTTTAAGACGCGAACCACCATGAACCTCTTTGCAAAGTCTCCGATCGAGATGCAACTTTATACAGCAATCATTTTCATGTTGTCACTCCCTCAAGGGGCCCTATCCCACTGTAAGCGCTTTCTTGTACTCCCTGGAAAATCAGTAAACAATACCTTGTAGGTAGGTACACATATTTCAAGCTATACTGACTACAGAAACGCTCAAAGATATCTTCCACCAATTTCTCCATAACGACACAATATTCACTCCTTTCAAGTACATCCGCCCCGTCCCTGCTGAAACGCCACTTCTCATCACCGACAAGAACGACATTCGATGTAACCGAGCAGGGGCCAATGGACAGTCAACAAATGTCTTGACAATCATAGCAGGCGACACCGTGGGGTTCAAGCCTACATTTTGGATCCATCATCCCGGGGCATACGCTGCTTACCTCTCTGCCGTCCCTCCTGGAAAAACCATCTCCAATTACGCGGGTGACGGTGACTGGTTCAAGATTTGGGAGTTTGGAACATACCCCAACCTCACAGCAGAGTCGACATATCAACAAACTTGGTACGTCACGCTTTCTTTCAACCTCCtgcctttttttcctcttaGAGCGAAGATGCGCGTGCTAATGGTGGACTTGTTCCAATCGCAGGCGATTGCTTGCAGACCCACTGACATTCCAAATCCCAACGGCCACCCCACCGGGGAAGTATTTGCTACGATTTGAGCATGTGGCACTGCATCTGGCCAGCCAGAGAGGTGGAGCCGAGTTCTACCCTTCTTGTGCCCACGTTGAAGTGCTGAACGCTGGGTGGAAGAGCACCGGTCTTAGCCCAGGACCGACAGCACGGTTCCCCGAGGCACACGAGGCAGAAGAACATGGCAAGTTGGTGTTCAATATATGGGACTTTGATGACGTGAGTGATGCCATGATACAGTCTAGAAAGATAGGCAATGGGGCTGCTGACAAAACCGACAGGTTCAACAGCTCAACAGCAGGAAGATGCCTGGCCCGCAAGTGTGGGATGGCCGCTGAATGTACAGAACTGGCATCTTGGCAATTTGGGGGCGGGTTGGGCAGCGTTCTCGCATTTTTTCCCAAGGAGCCAAGTCAGCAAGCGAGTATGCAGCCAAGAGATTTGACGcggtgtgacgaacccctatccagaacctctgaaagggatactagtagaaggcacttctgaacaatcctggttcggtacagctaaacagtgtacaaaAAATgggcttgtctcaatcacaatagtcAAGATAttaacgattgtgacttgtattgcatactgcggaactgtctatctaaCACcggccagttcctccgtatatatagacctcaGGATTCTGAACTGATTATGGCCAAGCCGCCCTGATCACGTCCTGACTGGCCTATTCCGTGATCATGGTGATCATCCCCTGATTGGCTAGTTCTTATCTAATCTAACGATTGGCTGAGGGCGTCCCGCGCCTTTCGTACTGTCCGTCCTGTTGGCTTAACTGTGACAAGCTAGCTCAGGGGGTGCTGTAATTGTTGGGGCGGGAAATGTCCAATCTACTTGAAACAAACGTTACATGGCAGGCAGCAATTGTCAAATACGGTATAAGGTGATTATTATACGAGCGAGAGTCTTTAGGTAGTACGGTGAGGCCGGACCTAATAGCTTTAGGTTCTATTactaaaataaagtttttattaaTTGTAAATTGAAATAACTAATTTTATATACTATCCAAATAACCTCTAACTTAAAGTAGTTAAGtgttctttttttaacttaagTTTTCCCATAATGCTAATGTCCTTCGAAatttagtatttttaaaatagTCCCTTAGTTTTTAtgtaataatatataatattgttttaatatctttattattatcaattataaattctttttaagttatacttttttatgTTCTTGTAATAATTttaaacttaattttaagtttttattttagttaGCTTTCCTatttttaactataatatcgttttaTGATTTCATAAAcatattaattaataatataaatgtcgatatattataattttgCTTATAAAACattaatatttactataataaaccaaattattaaagtattatttatattagaGTAAAAtactactattattaatagatTAATTAATTAGCTTTTACATTAAAcgaaatttatatatagtttctttaatagcttttaaaAGTACTAAGAATTTaaacttaataataattaattcAGTAATAagattttacttattaattttttaattgATAATATTACTAAAAGATTTTAGTACTTAGGCTTATAAGCTTTGTTAAGTAATAAAACAATTAATAAAAGAATCATTAAGATAAATTTCCGTAAagtaatttttatattattttctatttatttaaCAAGCTTATAAGTTAACgttaataaagtaaataattaCGTTAATTTTGATATTATATGAAGAGGGTTTCCAAATAGCACGGTAAAGCCAGACCGAGTGGCTCAGGTCCCACTGCCAAGGTAATAGTCTTGCTTATAGTGGGTCAGGATGACCAATCCAACAGCAATATGCTGCTGTTGGTAGCTAGCGTCGGCGATCAATCACATCTTTCCTTCATGTTGTGCAAGGGGCAAAATCCTTGCGGCCGAACGAAAATGTTCCCTCCGCTTATCCCCTTCCAGCCCCTCCCAGACATCATCAGTGAACTGCGTGTCATTGTCTCTACCTCCTTATCTACTCAACAGCATGGAGTACGATCCATTCAACCCCGAACACCAGCTCAAAAGCGAGCCACAAGTGGCTGTGACGGAGGCCTATACCTTTAACCAAGGCCCAGAGAAACACGAGACCGGATTAGCTCGGAGTCAGGCCTGGTGGCACGCCTGGTGGTTAGAAGTAGTGTCTATGGTTGTCACTATTGGATGCTCAGTCGCCATCATCGCTATTCTCTGTGCATTCAACAGGCGTCCGATTACCGACTGGACCGATAAAAGCAAACTTGCGGAAATCATCAGCCTTCCAACGACGTTGTCTATATTGGCGACAGCTGCGAACGCCACAACCACGCTTGTCCTCGGTAGTGCTATCAGCCAGTACAAATGGGTGTATTTCAAGGCCAAGAATCGTTCGTTGGCTGATCTGGATCTGTTGGACGGGACCAGCAGAGGGACTCTATGGAAATGCCTGGAGCTATTAGTGAAGAGGATGAACACACTGGCGAGCTTAGGTGCTATTGCCATGATCCTGTCACTCGCCGTCGGTCCATTCTATCAACAGACGGTCCAGCTTACCGAGTGGGATGTGCCAAGTGACGACGGGAAGGCCTCATTTGGGCTTGCTCATCAGTACATCGCTAGTGGGCGTCCAAACTTTGCCGCCGGCGGTAGTGCTGACGCCAGTTTGCCAAGTGCCTTCCAAGTTGAAGCTGCAACTGCCGACAGCCCGATGCAGGGTGCAATCTACAGAGGGTTATTCAACCTTGATGGCCCTGCTATATTCAACTGTACCTCGAACTGCACATGGCCAGATCCCGGGGCGAGCAAGCCCTATGTCTCGCTAGGCTTTCGCAGTGATTGTGCGAATGTCACAGAAGCAACTCTACGTGCTTCAGGGTGGGACGATACCATCGAAGGTTCCCCTCGAGGTATAAATATCACGACACCGGGAAATGTCACATTGGACACCCGCTTCTCGTTCACTTCGTACCAacccgttgttgttgttgcaaGCAAGTCCCTCCTTGGGCACCAAATCAAAAACATCAATACCTCTCCATTCGACTGGACTGGTGATACTGTGGGTCACACTATTGCTCGCATGGCTGTATTTCGATCAGAGTTGGATCCTCGCAACTTTGAACTCGTCAGCAGCAAGATGCAGGTTACCGAATGTGACCTCAGCCTTGTCGCCTATCGCTATTCCGATATCTCTGTATCCGACAGCAAACTCACGATCGGAAAGGAAGAGTTGATTCGGCTTCAGTCTGGCGTTGTAGAAAGACAAGATGACGGGAGGTTCATCGGTGTTTTTGACACAGTGGTGGATTCCTCCGGAACGACAATTCCATTAAAGGTGTCCTTGGCAGACATTGGGGCCCTCACTTTGCTTTTCACCTCAACACGATTCATGGGCACGCTTTATGCAGGCGAGCCGCCCGATCGTAGTCGGATTCATCGGCCTTCCGGCATGGGGGATGCCTTTCTCGGAGGTGACATTACTGACCAACTTGTCATTGAAAGATTTGAAAGAATGGCGGAGAGCATGACTCTTCAGTTGCGGTCAACCAGCGATGTAACCGCTACCGGTATTAGTGTCTACTCTATTGTGCATTACAAGGTTGAGTGGGCATGGCTTGTTCTCCCGCTAGCAGTGCAGCTGATCACactggttttctttttctgggTCCTTGTCAGGAATCACCACAGTGGACTGCAGCATTGGAAAGACTCGGCACTTGCTGTCGTCAGTCACAGTCTACAGGCGGCAGATGAAGACATTCACCAGGTGGAAGTGATTGGACCCATGCATGTTGAGAAGATTCAGGAATTAAAAGACTGGGCCAATCGGACAAAGGCGAAACTGCTGTAGAATACCTAGGCTCGTAGCTTCAGGCTGGATAGGCTACCCAATAAAACCACTACACAGAAGTGTCAGGTACATTGCTCTTCTTGTACTCACCTCTCACTACCCGGTCACAAACATCCTTCAAcactcctccaacccacTTAAAGTCCTGCAAGTCAAGGTAAACCTGCGCGCTGAGCCTGgcccaccaccttccctgAAAGATAAAAACTGCTACAAAAGTCTGATATTCCTCCATGAGCGTGCCGAGGACGTAGGAATGAACTGCTGGTTCCTCTCCACTTGCCTCGATATCCTCTGCCGGTAAAGGCAACGCCACATTGGTCATGGCGCATGCAGACATCGTTCCCTCCTTGTTATCCAATACCTCAGTTCCCAACGCCTCCGCCACCAGCCTGCCCCCTTCCCTTGCCATCTTGATCAGCTCGTCTCTAAttctcacctcaccaccaagaacTTCCTCCCTCCACTTGATCGCGTCTTTGACACACAGGTAAGGCGCGTTATCCACCGTCCCCACAAACTGAAAGCCGTTCACAAAATAGCCCTTCCCATTGGGCGGCAGCGGGTTCACCCTTTTCAAGTTCCCACCCTGCAGTTCAGCCGCCTCAAACCCATGCGAAGTCGGCACCGTCGATCTGATCAGTCCTTGATTCCTCAAAGGGACGTAAAAAACCGCACAACCCCTCGGCACATGCAACCACTTGTGACAGTTGGACACAAAAAAATCTGGATCAACCTCGCCGAGGTGATTAAGCTTTACCATGCCTATCCCCTGCGCGCCATCAACGAGCGATAGAATCCCATGCCTCTTGCATGAAGCAGTGATGGCTTCGAAAGGGAACCGGACCCCGGGATTCGAGCTGACCACATCAAACAGAGCCAGCCTGactctcctcccctccttttccacctctTGCACCGCTTTCTCAAAGTTCTCAACGATATCCCCGTCTGGACAGGGGTATAGAATGGGCACACATCGACTGTGAACCAATCCACGGCTGTACTCCGCCACATAATCCACCGTCTTTGCACACCCGCCGTAGATAGTCTCGAAGTACAGGATCTCGTCTTTCCCATCCTTGTTCCACACGATGTTACGGAGCACCGTGTTGACGCCCATGGTGGCGTTGGACACAAAGACACATGTCTCCGTTGGGACACCCAAAAGCTTGGCCACGGCAGCGCGGGACTCATCGAGGAGCTGAGGGTATGTATATCGGATGAAGGGATCGGGCTTCGCTTCTGCTTGGTCTTGATATTGCCTCATCAAGTTGCggatgtgggaggggatggtgccAAATGAGCCTGCCACGGTGTCAGTAAGTTGATTGTTTGCAGCCTGGCTAAAAGGACGAGCAAAGACCGGGAGATGGACGAACCGTGGTTGAGATTGCGGTACGAAGGATCGAACAAGAATTCAGAGTCGCGAAGGGCGCGGCCAAACTTGACAGGTTCAGACCTGGTCCGGCCGCATGTGGGTAAATCTGAAGTGGTGTCGCCCATGATGACTTAGTGTTTGACTGGGATGCTCGGAGTACTAGGAATGAAGCAGTTCAGATCAGGGTGGACAATATAATAAGCATGCCCTAATAACTCGTCAAATGGATTGGTTGTCATGAGTCAAGGATGACTCGACATCAAATAGTGAAACCCTTGCACATGGATCCTCAACTGATCTACACCCCCACTTGCCCAGTCAACGGTTTAGGGCCAAGTTGGTACCACATCTCCCCACACTGGACTTGCATCGTGCATAACTTGGATAATAACGTGATACCGATTGTATTCCAAAGGGCGGACTCTTCACAGTGCCCCATGTCCCGGTGTGGGGACGCCGTCAGTCGGCTAGAAAGGGGTTTGTGTTCACAAACTAGCAAGCCGCGGCCAGCCGAGCAACCCTTCAACATGAAAAAAGACCACTCAGGCTCGGCTTCGCTTCCGAATACCAAGGCAATCAAAACCCCTCACTTGGTTCACTGCTTCTTGTTTTGAGCATAGAAGAAATTGGCACCTGAAAGATATGAGCGACTGCTGTGGCAGGTAAGGTATGGCGTTACTTTGGTTGGAAAAATGACTCACCAACAGGAATAAGCCCATTCTCTGCAGCCCATTCTCTGACCCCTTTCGTGTCTTTGTCTCCATCATTGCCAACGTCATATCCCCAATGCTTTCTTGCACTCGGCCGCGACAAGTGTAGCTTTTCAGTAGTACCGTTGGCAGGGGCAAATGCCAACAGAACATACCGATGTTTCCCAGTCTTCTcgggcggtgatggaggcTTGTACCCCATGATCTCATCAGAAAAGGTAGGGCTAATCCCAGATGAGGTCGGCACGCCTATTGCGATCCAATGGCAAAACTCGGACCATTTCGGATCATCGCGCGATGGAGCATCCGGATCCGTCATGGCGATAACGTAAGTAACGCCTTTCTTCCAGAGGGTAGGCTTGGACGCCATCAGTTTTACTGAAGGAGCTGATTCGAGCAAGGAAGGTTCGAGGGTGTTGCCAAGGTCGGCGTGAgtgtgatgatgggaagacCATGTGGCGTTCATCAAAAGTGAAGGAAGAAAATCGTCAATGACTATGGTGAAGCTCAGCATCTACCCTGGTGATCAACATGAGCTCTGATAATATAAACTTACCAGTAGGGATGATTTCGGCATCCTGGAGCCTACAATGTAGTACCTCACGTTAGTTTGGTCATCTAGGAGCAAGCAGTCAAACATATCGTACGCTTTCTGTACATCGTCTTGCGTGTTCCAGATACTATTACCGGTCTTCGGGAGAGGATGCTGCTCGTTGACAATAACAATTGCCCCAGCAGCAAAGGGTCCAATGAGTATAAAGAGGTGCAATAGGAGGCTGTAAAATGTCATAATGGTCATTTCTCTGCTTGGTGCAAAATCCTGAAGTGAGCTGGACACGAGGTAGATAACTAGAATGAATGTACACACCTACCTACATAAAGCTCAGTTGAGCAGTGGACCCAAAATGATGTCACCATTTCTACCTTAGCTGCATCACCCCAGCCCCACCTCCAACAGAACTGTATGCAACTGCCAAAATAAACTGCAAACGCTGGTGATTTTCCCCACTTCTCATGGTACATTTACACATGAAGGATATGAGCAAAGCTCAAGTACACAAATGCCATGACTTTCACTACCTCATACCTCATGTGTAATTATCGATGAAGAGTGATCTTCTCTGTGATACCTATGCAACTCTATAGGTAGGTGCGGCGGTAGCCCGCGCTTATCTAATCATTCCTCGCAATAGAAAGCATCCTCTTATTGTGAATAGCCTTGGCCAAACATATATGTGCCCACATGCACCGTCCATTTAGTGGGGACCAGGCTCGCAGTCGGGAGCGTAGATGGCCTCTGTCAACACTGTTAGAACATGCATAAGTAAaggcagcaggaggagaaggcgtaCTGCACTTGGCGTCGCAGTCCTTGTTACATTGAACAACATCCGGGACGTTGACGCATATCTTGTAGAGGCAATCTGAGATGCAGGTCCAGAAAGCCTCAGGAAGCTTAACGCAAGGAAGCTGGTCCTgcggagccggagccggagcagcagcggcagtgATGGCAAAGGCAAGGACCCCGAATGATATGGCGAAGCGCATCTTGGGCGTAGAGATTGTGGATTGTTTGTTGGCTGATGAGTTCAATGTAGTAGGTTGTCGAGAGGGGAAAACAGCCGCATGTAGTGCTTGAAATAGTTGGCccaaggagcaggagcaacCGCAGACTTTGGGGAGGTGAATTACCTAACCCAAAATAGTTGCTCCCGTGATGGAGCGCTGCATCCCAAGTTCTGATATCTTTTTAGGATGTGTTTCCGACTTTGACCCTCCTGACTTGAGTTAAGTGGGGTAATGATAGTAAGGGAATTGCCGTGCATAT from Podospora pseudopauciseta strain CBS 411.78 chromosome 3, whole genome shotgun sequence encodes the following:
- a CDS encoding hypothetical protein (COG:E; EggNog:ENOG503NWYP); amino-acid sequence: MGDTTSDLPTCGRTRSEPVKFGRALRDSEFLFDPSYRNLNHGSFGTIPSHIRNLMRQYQDQAEAKPDPFIRYTYPQLLDESRAAVAKLLGVPTETCVFVSNATMGVNTVLRNIVWNKDGKDEILYFETIYGGCAKTVDYVAEYSRGLVHSRCVPILYPCPDGDIVENFEKAVQEVEKEGRRVRLALFDVVSSNPGVRFPFEAITASCKRHGILSLVDGAQGIGMVKLNHLGEVDPDFFVSNCHKWLHVPRGCAVFYVPLRNQGLIRSTVPTSHGFEAAELQGGNLKRVNPLPPNGKGYFVNGFQFVGTVDNAPYLCVKDAIKWREEVLGGEVRIRDELIKMAREGGRLVAEALGTEVLDNKEGTMSACAMTNVALPLPAEDIEASGEEPAVHSYVLGTLMEEYQTFVAVFIFQGRWWARLSAQVYLDLQDFKWVGGVLKDVCDRVVRGEYKKSNVPDTSV
- a CDS encoding hypothetical protein (COG:S; EggNog:ENOG503PC70); its protein translation is MEYDPFNPEHQLKSEPQVAVTEAYTFNQGPEKHETGLARSQAWWHAWWLEVVSMVVTIGCSVAIIAILCAFNRRPITDWTDKSKLAEIISLPTTLSILATAANATTTLVLGSAISQYKWVYFKAKNRSLADLDLLDGTSRGTLWKCLELLVKRMNTLASLGAIAMILSLAVGPFYQQTVQLTEWDVPSDDGKASFGLAHQYIASGRPNFAAGGSADASLPSAFQVEAATADSPMQGAIYRGLFNLDGPAIFNCTSNCTWPDPGASKPYVSLGFRSDCANVTEATLRASGWDDTIEGSPRGINITTPGNVTLDTRFSFTSYQPVVVVASKSLLGHQIKNINTSPFDWTGDTVGHTIARMAVFRSELDPRNFELVSSKMQVTECDLSLVAYRYSDISVSDSKLTIGKEELIRLQSGVVERQDDGRFIGVFDTVVDSSGTTIPLKVSLADIGALTLLFTSTRFMGTLYAGEPPDRSRIHRPSGMGDAFLGGDITDQLVIERFERMAESMTLQLRSTSDVTATGISVYSIVHYKVEWAWLVLPLAVQLITLVFFFWVLVRNHHSGLQHWKDSALAVVSHSLQAADEDIHQVEVIGPMHVEKIQELKDWANRTKAKLL
- the TFS1 gene encoding carboxypeptidase Y inhibitor (COG:S; MEROPS:MER0018285; EggNog:ENOG503P2W6), which gives rise to MTIMTFYSLLLHLFILIGPFAAGAIVIVNEQHPLPKTGNSIWNTQDDVQKALQDAEIIPTVIDDFLPSLLMNATWSSHHHTHADLGNTLEPSLLESAPSVKLMASKPTLWKKGVTYVIAMTDPDAPSRDDPKWSEFCHWIAIGVPTSSGISPTFSDEIMGYKPPSPPEKTGKHRYVLLAFAPANGTTEKLHLSRPSARKHWGYDVGNDGDKDTKGVREWAAENGLIPVGANFFYAQNKKQ
- a CDS encoding hypothetical protein (COG:O; CAZy:AA9; EggNog:ENOG503NW4V); the encoded protein is MSNEALYHESLDKLNLSCRTGLSFNFKEQTEQEAQLVVDLGGSVTHIPSPQPSPTYKPAGLPSRAALTYTPANAKTYPSAEWELTNDKPQAEGDGFMLWKEYAPVILTRRSSSLQSEREQVLDAVSSLGLKGPVKGLGKLSRPVLNKYYRTEQALAEFLIKQDRVLLRPLPSPETGQRELERLETELFDTSKYMGSTNYMTVLTWSDDNPWGTITLFQVETPLMGSVSQGGYLESQRRKPPNLHVHVREPFATKIKPVAAMEHIPQQILVNMRMDTAIRKLVLVHEQNSQRFRWMAKGEMGHPSYATIYRPDMPVPIAVQRSLYEHLDADEAAILGHHSHRRPSCLSPQAGYQDRQEVTADGIVATIPQFLALLHSTQSIVEVASSPKPPDEERVETTSGERFRRCSMKQPLQGKRHTGRDVHVVVLLPASRSAWVEEKLFWTDEQGHLAEFKQKRYKSYIRPVPAETPLLITDKNDIRCDTVGFKPTFWIHHPGAYAAYLSAVPPGKTISNYAGDGDWFKIWEFGTYPNLTAESTYQQTWRLLADPLTFQIPTATPPGKYLLRFEHVALHLASQRGGAEFYPSCAHVEVLNAGWKSTGLSPGPTARFPEAHEAEEHGKLVFNIWDFDDVQQLNSRKMPGPQVWDGR